A segment of the Melopsittacus undulatus isolate bMelUnd1 chromosome 13, bMelUnd1.mat.Z, whole genome shotgun sequence genome:
GACCTActagacagaaaacagaaggaggTGATTTCCAAAGAAACTGGCAGGGACTATCAGATTCGTTCCATCAAATGCCCCAAAAATGATGTTTACTGGACCACCACTGGGTTAGGTAGGATTTGCATGTGGAGAAAGGGAGTCTTGAGTCTGTACTTTGGCCCAGGATATGGGGCTTAAGGTCATTTGTGTAAGTACCTTTCAACAAGCCAATAGTAGTGAAATGCTCGTTTTATTGGTGCCTAtaacagatcatagaatcatagaatagttagggttggaaaggaccttatgagacagggacatctcaccctagaccatatcacccaaggctgtgtccaacctggcattgaacactgccagagatggagcatttaacacttctttggacaacctgtgccaatgcTTCCCCCCTGGTTCAAACCTGGGATCATACATCTATTTCCATGctaactttctttttcctaaccAGAAGATGGCAACATTTCCAGTTCAATACTTGCAAGTCAAGGCTCGCTGTCCTATCACAGCTTTGCTGCTTGGTATGCTAACTCCAGCCACCGAGTCTGAGTGGGACTTGCATCTGATGTGCACCTGATGTGAAACAGATGTGCCAGATGTGAAGAGATAGACCAACTCTGCATCACACGAGCAGGGAGCTTACAGTCATGGTACTAGTGTTACAGTCTGTCTGCATGTTcacccacagaccccacagCCTTCAGCTCCCCAAGGATAGCAGTGTCCATAGATTCATAggatcaaccaggttggaaaagacctttcagatgatcaagtccaaccacccccagcactgccacgtccaccactaaaccatgttgctaaggcctcatctacatggtttgtgaccacctccagggatggtgaatCCAGCActgccttgggcagcctgttccaatgcctgagcaccctctaGGGaggaaattgttcctaatatccagtctaaacctccccacGCTGAATTTTAGGCTCAGGATAGGGGTTCTCCTTGGCCTTGCTAATCCAGTGGGCTGCAAGGGGACTCTTAACACTTTTCTTGCCCAGCTTGAGACACACACCATGAGAAAGTGCTCAAGTATCTTGCAAAACTCTGCCTGCAGGGACGGTGACAGCAATCCAAACAAGAGCCATGATGGAACTGGGTCCTTAACAATGGGATTGCTTCAGCTGTGGTGTGGTGGTTCTAGGGTATGCTCTGATTGCCCAGCACACTGCTCTAAATTCTGGGTATTCCACTCCTTCTTTCAATACAGGCAGTTATTACCAGATTTTGTGGATTTAAGAGCTTAAAACACCGGCTGATATTCAGTAGCTGATTTCCTCCAAATACGTGTTTCTGTGTCCTTAGGGCCACAGATCAATGAGCATTAGTGTTCTTCTGAACAAGTGTTGCTGACTTTACTGATTCCAACTTTCCTGAGTAGCTTGAGGCAGTAGAACAAGTGGCCACAGATGCAGATTGCAGTTTGAGAGGTTCACAGGTGAAGGATCTTCATCACTGAAAGCTTCCCAGCTGGGTGAAAGCATGGCCACCCTGATCACTGGTGATGGCCTTGATTCTTTGTGGAGCAGCAGTGGAGACAGAGATATAAATgccaaagaaaattaacataatGACATGGGGAAACTTTTCTTAATGCCCAAAATTCTCTGCAGTAATATTCTTGGTATTATTTATTTCTCACTATTTTCTGGCTATCACCTCTGTTGCCAAAGTAATCAAACATGTATTAAAGTGCTGCAAAATGTTAGTCTCTACAAGTAACAAGCTTGTTCTTTACtggcatttgcttttcttcttgtgatGCTGCAGAAAGCATTCTCATCTGGGTCCTCGAACCGCGGGTTTGCTCACTGGCTCCCAGTAGTGTATGAGGATGGAGTGTCTGTTCCCACAGGAGCAAGTGAAGGTGTTGCTTATGCTTGTTTGCTCTAGTTTCCCCCCAATGACCCCCGGATGCCAGGCTCACACTCCTGTTTGTCCAATCAGCATCTGTGTGCAACCCCAGGACGTTCACTCGTGAGCAGATCAATGCTGTCAGTTTGCTCATCGATGCCAGCACAGTGTATGGCAGTGAGGACTCTGTGGCAAAGAGCATCAGTAATCAGACAAACCAGCTGGGCTTGATGGCTGTGAACCAGTTTTACTGGTGCAGGGCTGGAATTTCTGCCCTTTGAGAACAGAACTAAAAGTGTTTGTGTTCTTACCAATGAGAGCATGAACATCCCCTGCTCTAAAGCAGGTAAGGTGCATTTGGGGAGTAGTTTTCAGTGGTCCAAAGAGTCAAACAGGATCATAATGGTCAGGTGTCTGATGCCGCTTTGTATTCGTGTGAGGCACTGTGAGACATGATTGTGTAAAGTGAAAGGCAACCCCCcagattaaaaaacaataataattgAACAATAACCATTTACTTAAACATGACAAttactttgctttcatttcccaAAAGAGTTACAACATATCATCCTCTTACAACATATCATCCTGCCTTTAAAATGTAGAAGAACTTTCCAATAGAATAAGCACCAGTGTTTAAAACTTCtcagttattttttccccttcttaccTAAAAGCAACCATTTAGTTTTCATCTCAACCAATATTAGCAATTAAACACCCTAATGAATTCAGTTAAGTCTCTCTGGTACCACCTTCTGaacatttcatatttcaaataTCTCAACCTACATCAGAAGTCGAGAAGTTTGACTGCAATTAAAACAAACTGATGACTCAAAACATAGAACTTATTACAATGGGGAAGTCCACTTGCAAAGTGCATCCTAAGAACATATACACAGCACTGGTGTAAATGGTTTTATCTTTGAGGTATGAAAGGAAGGCAGATATGAGACGTTTTGCAATATAAGACAGTTACAAGTGCTTTGTGACCATGTGCAATGGAGTTTAAATTGAGCAAAGCCTCTTCTCAAAGGGTTGTGGCTAAATGGTTTAAACAGAGAACGTTTTGTCTGTGCTGGAAGGAAATACCTGGCATGAATGGTGACTGATGGGCAGCTTAACCATGATCGTATGGCCAGGAACGCTATCATCTGcccaaacaaaaccctgctgctgaaataaaatgcacaaaaatccCAACCTGTTTTCTTTATAGGTGACAAATGGGTAACTGAAAACCTGGGACTTGCACTGCACACTGTCCTCCTATGAGAACACAATCACCTGGTTACAGAGCTGAGGAAATGAAATCCTCACTGGGATGGAGAAAAGCTTTACCAAGAGAGTTGAAAGATGCTAATCGCCATAAGCCCGGTAGTGATGTTCACTGCTCCCTGTCCTCATGCTTAGGAAGGGTTTTTCCGCCATGCTGTGCAAATATAGTGGAGCTATTTGAAAACTGTGAATTAGTACAATGGGTATGAGACAGCATGAgcttttttatcattattttacCAATTTATCAATTATTTATTGTATTAACGAATTTTAATCTAGTATGCCAAACTTGTGCCGTTGGTAAAGctcttttcttctgaagatcTTAATAAACTCTGGTACTGGACAGACTCCACGTTCATACTCTGCTGTTTGATGGTATTTGTGCTATAGCTGCTGAAAACTTGAtctgcttttgtgctttttcagGTAATAGCATACAGAGATTACCTCTGACTTCTGCTTGGGGAGGAGACCAGCAAGTGCATCCCTTCATCCACTGGCTACAATGAGAATGCGGATCCTACAGTCTCAAAGGTTTTTCCTCTGGCTGTCTGATTCAGTCATACATCAGTACAGCCTTTTGTATCCTGTTTGGATGACAGTTTTCAGCCTCTGAGTTCCCATGTTCCTCTTCATTTGACCTTTTGTGCTACATGGAGGACTATAATGGAAGAGAAGAACACGAGACAACCAGCAGTCCTGCTCTGGTCCCGCAGCAGACACTCATGTAGAGGTCAGCTGGGAAAATACATGAGCCCAGACACATGAGCCAAAAACTGCTTTAGCTCCCACTTATTTAACTGGCCTCACACAACTTACAGTGCCATTCAGCTTGGAAGGTGCTCATGACATGTCTACCCAGGGGGCTGCAGACAAATGGGTGCTCTGTTAATGTGGGGCAGCAGGACAGCCTTGTAGATTTGTCTCCAAACACAGCCTAACACTGGTTCTGCATTGTACATGCTGTTATACTTCAAACACTGAACATTATcaagcaccagctcctgcagaagcagccaCACTTTGGCAGGGTTTTCCATACAGTTTTGTAGCTTCTTTTGTACAGTTTTTCAGTGCTGTCTCCCTCAGTTCGTTGCCCAATAATTGCATTCATATCTGAACATATCAGTAAACAACTAGAATACATAACATATTAAACCTCCTTCTCAGGTAGCAGAACATCTCTGAGCTCAGCAAGGCCTGACAGTGTTGGCCttggcacccaaggcttcatccaacctgcccttgaacaccaATTAGCCAACCTGCTCCAAATTCTTACTCTGCTGCTTGAAGGCCCTGCCCTCCCCTTCAAAGCATTTTAAGGTCTATCTGGAGTTGTTTTGACACTGACACCCCATAGTTTAATACACATAGTCAGAAATTATGTTGTGTTACATCCTGAAAGGCAGTAAAGAAgtgtcttcatatgagagatGTGGAGCCCAGCTGTGTCCTCCTGCTGCTATGGCTTTGGCATGGGCTCTCCCAGTTGGAAATAATGTAGGGAGAGCAAAGACTTGCTGGAGACATCTATGACCTAAGCAGAATGGACTGGATTGGATTTTCCCTTTTGGTAACCCATTTATAGCTGAGCACAATACCTAGGGATCACCTACTCTGTCCTTCTGCAACACACAGAGTGTCTCCATGCAGTTCCTGTACTGAGTTAGATTAACGGTGTTTGAGAAAGATGTTGTTAAAGATATTTGCACTTAATATAAAGACTAAATTATGGTGATTTCACCCCATTCTTCAGGAACCAAGTCCAGATGATGCTCCCCTTCTCTCTAAATAATAGAAGTTTCCTGGTTTCTTTTATTAACTTAGTCTTATGGTCACTAAAATTTGCTGAGCTGCTTCCTGTGGCTCTTTTATCAccaggctgggaggaagctgaGCTTCATCTGCTTACCCCAGAGACAGTGAGATTCCAGGGTGTTAAGAAGCAGCTACTAAAAGTTTAACCTTTTCAAGAGCCAAGACTGCCCTCATCCAAAGGGCGATCTGACATTAGGTCAGACTTTGGACAAGTCTGGGAAGGGGCCAGCTGGTATCCAGTTACCCATTCACCAGTGACTGGTTTTAGCTATGGAGTCAAATAAGAATGTGGGAAGAAACATTATGTCCAAGGAAGACTTTCTGCCTCTCAGTGGCTTCTTCTGCTTCCCTGACAATTTCTAACCCTGCTCATCAGAAACTGCTGATGGTGCCATGGAGCTGCCTTGGGAAACTGCTGCCTGTACCAtgctcagctgcctgctctcAATAGAACCTTGGCACACGATCTCCCAGAGAGGAGCTCAAGACTATGTCTACTGTTCTATTTGCTGTACTGTGATTTCTATATCATTTCTTTGTAACAGCTTCTGGCAATGTAAGTCTTCACATGGAAGGGTGATGACATTTTATTGTCCGTGGTGCTATAAAACCATTCAGAGGTGTGCAAGGCTTGGTTGGGTGCTGGATGCTTTGTGACTCTCTAAAGGCACAGACAAGACAAATCTTTCACTTTTCATCCCAAATCTTGAAGTTTTTGTGCttgcatttcaaattaaaattaattatccTTTATAACTGCTCAGAAATTCACATCATCTGTAACAAAACTTTCCTTATCTCCTTCTAGATTTGCACAGGAGCACAAACTAGGCTGTTTCTCATTAGCAGTGAGATGTCACTCGAAGACACTGGCCAATGGAAGCTTCATCATGAAGTCTAGGGACATCTTTCATTTAAATCCTGTAGTGaacatgtgtgtgtttgggtgTGTTGGGCAGCAATAAAATAGGTTGTATGCACTCATCTACATTTGGCATCAATTCTGATATGTCAAGTGAGTGTCCAAAACATGATTCATAGCTAAATGTGTCAGCATAAACAAGCAAACCATAAGCTGTCTGCTATGGAAATCACAAGCATTAGCTAAAAATTAATCATCTGGCAGGGATTATCCCTCCCAAGACCCCATTAAGTCAATAAATACCAAACACATGAAAATCATATTAAGTTTCCATCTCCCTTTGGCACAActgggaaagggggaagggaCTGGGAGAAAGAAGGTGGCAGCCTAGCACAGAGTCATGAGTGAAGGTTGTGAGTCCTCTGGTGAGGACTCATGAAGCAGTTGCTTGGTAAAATCCCATGGCTACAGGATCAGCATCTGTACCACCATGGGGGTATGCTGGCAAGTGGTGCCCATCTCAGCCAGTGCCCCATGCTGCCCAGCCATGGCCTGGGATCCCACAGGACACCCTCTGGGCTGCCAGGGCCCTGAGAGGGCAATGAAGCTTGGGACTGTGCTGCTCCATGGGCCCCTAGCACGTGGGGAATGGGGGAAGGCTATGGTGAGCCTGGGTAGAGAAAGGACAGACATTATCCTCTGACACATAGAAGACAGGGCAAAACCAGGCAGGATCCGGaaaccaggagctgcagctctcagagTGTATTTGAGTTGAAAAATAGCTTGGTTGTTATCAGGGGGTTGTTATCATGGGGTTGTTATCATGGGGTTGTTATCATGGGGTTGTCAAGGCATGGCAAGGATGGGAAGCAACACATTTCGCTGTTTGCCTCTGGTTTCTGAGTCTCCAGCTGTGCTCCCCTCACACTGTCAAGATCTGCTGAACCACTGGACACAAATCTTGGTTTGCTTAAAAGGAAGgctaaggaaaacaaagaaatcagtgAGCCCTGCATGTAAGACactgtcctgggctcagcagtagcagtccatttatctccttcttagtagctggtgcagtgctgtggttttgactttgggcctgggaacagagctgataacaccaatggttttagttactgctcagtaatgtttaacctgaccaaggactttctgagctcatgctctgccagggaggaggggaggccgggaggaagcagagacaggacacctgacccaggctggccaaagaggtattccataccacagcacgtcatgcccaggatgtaactgggagttacctgtaagggctggagctctggggggatggaggaggtatcggtcggtgcttggtcaggcagggtggggtgagttatgggtcagtggctggtgaggtgttgtattctcttcacttgttattggctttatcattatcattattattattggtagtagcagcagtggtttgtgttataccttagttattaaactgttcttatctcgacctgtgggagctacactctttggattctcctccccagctctccgggagttgtgggagcaaggggggagtgagtgaacgagctgtgcagtttgggtttaaaccacgacagatcTTTAATTCCAAAGTCTTGGGTTTCCCCTCTTGTGACAGAGCCACCTCCCAAGTCAGCACAGAAAGAGGCACAGACAGTGCCTTCTCCACAGTGCTTCCTGGGGCATGTGTCAGTCTGCCAACCCCAAGACAGCCGCTTCCCCAGCAGGATGGTCACACACGTGGAATCAGTGCCTCCACCTTGTTGGTTTTGAATAGGAAATGTTGATTGTAAGCACACAGTGATGATAACAAGGGCACAAGTCTCTGGAAGGAACATGGTAAAGGTTTCACCACCTCCATTTAAAAGCTTTCCTTCCCCTAGGGatgtttttcctgtctctgaTACATTGGGGTTATAATCCATGGTTGTCTCTGCTGCCAGTGTGCTCGCCCCATCAGCTGCTACACATACAGCAGGAGCTGGAATATAGGATCAC
Coding sequences within it:
- the LOC106023657 gene encoding LOW QUALITY PROTEIN: myeloperoxidase (The sequence of the model RefSeq protein was modified relative to this genomic sequence to represent the inferred CDS: inserted 3 bases in 2 codons; substituted 5 bases at 5 genomic stop codons) — translated: MSGEPLKDFKDRKSRCYLALVSLTDLLDRKQKEVISKETGRDYQIRSIKCPKNDVYWTTTGLEDGNISSSILASQGSLSYHSFAAWYANSSHRKAFSSGSSNRGFAHWLPVVYEDGVSVPTGASFPPNDPRMPGSHSCXVQSASVCNPRTFTREQINAVSLLIDASTVYGSEDSVAKSISNQTNQLGLMAVNQXFTGAGLEFLPFENRTKSVCVLTNESMNIPCSKAGDKWVTENLGLALHTVLLXEHNHLVTELRKXNPHWDGEKLYQESXKMLIAISPVIAYRDYLXLLLGEETSKCIPSSTGYNENADPTVSKVFPLAVXFSHTSVQPFVSCLDDSFQPLSSHVPLHLTFCATWRTIMEEKNTRQPAVLLWSRSRHSCRGQLGKYMSPDT